In Candidatus Anaeroferrophillus wilburensis, one DNA window encodes the following:
- a CDS encoding MoxR family ATPase has product MERFKRYGGTSSYIASEALQNDVNVAIALGRPLLIKGEPGTGKTLLASSIAAGLKTELLTWTVKSTTKAQDGLYIYDTVQRLNDARFGDHDISDIKRYIKLGKLGQAFTASRQVVLLIDEIDKADIEFPNDLLSELDEMKFYIPETDETIAALHRPVMVITSNSEKELPDAFLRRCVFHYIQFPEADFMEDIVRVHFPDLNKKIMSTAVQAFFQLRQLDDLRKKPSTSELIDWIKALVASGTSPGDIGPKLPFLGALLKNEQDYDQVANLGTSRTTRRPTYFR; this is encoded by the coding sequence ATGGAGCGTTTTAAGAGATATGGCGGCACCAGCAGTTATATTGCCTCCGAGGCACTGCAAAATGATGTCAATGTTGCCATCGCCCTGGGAAGACCGCTGCTTATCAAGGGAGAACCGGGAACCGGCAAAACATTGCTGGCTTCAAGCATCGCCGCAGGGTTAAAAACAGAGTTGCTGACCTGGACCGTAAAATCAACCACCAAAGCCCAGGATGGCCTTTACATCTATGATACCGTCCAACGCCTTAATGATGCCCGTTTTGGCGACCATGACATCTCCGATATCAAACGCTATATCAAGCTCGGCAAATTGGGGCAGGCTTTTACCGCCAGCCGGCAAGTGGTGTTGCTGATTGATGAAATTGACAAGGCGGATATTGAGTTCCCCAATGATCTTCTCAGTGAACTTGATGAAATGAAATTTTATATTCCTGAAACCGACGAAACCATTGCCGCCCTCCACCGGCCGGTCATGGTGATCACCAGCAACTCGGAAAAAGAACTCCCCGATGCTTTTTTACGGCGCTGTGTTTTCCATTACATTCAATTTCCCGAAGCAGACTTCATGGAGGATATTGTCAGAGTACATTTTCCCGATCTCAATAAAAAAATCATGTCAACCGCCGTGCAGGCCTTTTTTCAGCTGCGTCAGCTGGATGATCTGCGGAAAAAGCCATCCACCAGTGAGCTGATTGACTGGATCAAGGCATTGGTGGCATCCGGTACCAGCCCCGGAGATATCGGCCCCAAACTGCCGTTCCTCGGCGCTTTATTGAAGAATGAACAGGACTACGACCAGGTTGCCAACCTGGGAACATCCCGCACTACCAGGCGGCCCACCTATTTCCGTTGA
- a CDS encoding NUDIX hydrolase → MKEEISCPRCRYSWSVYKNPVPTVDIIIRYQQGIVLIERQHYPFGWAIPGGFVDYGESLEAAAVREAKEETSLDVVLEGQFHCYSDPQRDPRQHTISTVFIGRGYGVLQAADDAVAAQVFGQHILPVPLAFDHGTIIHDYFASRWAAG, encoded by the coding sequence GTGAAAGAAGAAATTTCCTGTCCCCGTTGCCGGTATTCATGGTCAGTGTATAAAAATCCGGTACCAACAGTGGATATTATTATCCGCTACCAGCAGGGGATTGTCCTCATTGAGCGGCAACATTACCCTTTTGGTTGGGCAATCCCCGGTGGTTTTGTTGACTACGGTGAGTCCCTGGAGGCGGCGGCGGTCAGGGAGGCAAAAGAGGAGACCTCGCTGGATGTGGTTCTGGAAGGGCAGTTTCACTGCTACTCGGACCCTCAACGGGACCCCAGACAACATACCATCAGCACGGTTTTTATTGGCCGGGGATATGGCGTGCTCCAAGCAGCGGATGATGCCGTCGCTGCTCAGGTCTTCGGTCAGCATATCCTGCCCGTGCCCCTGGCGTTTGACCATGGCACGATTATCCATGACTATTTTGCCAGCCGGTGGGCGGCCGGCTAA
- the hfq gene encoding RNA chaperone Hfq, whose protein sequence is MSKQAANVQDQFLNRVRRERVRVAIQLVSGNVNEGIITSFDNFSLILNDGYASHLIYKHAIAMVSPLGDVSGALKNFGAEAGLDE, encoded by the coding sequence ATGAGTAAACAGGCGGCGAATGTTCAGGATCAGTTTCTCAACCGGGTGCGGCGGGAGCGCGTTCGGGTTGCCATTCAGCTGGTGAGCGGCAATGTCAATGAAGGGATCATCACAAGCTTTGATAATTTTTCCCTTATTCTCAATGATGGCTATGCCAGCCATCTGATTTATAAGCACGCTATTGCCATGGTTTCACCGCTGGGTGACGTGAGCGGGGCATTAAAAAATTTTGGGGCTGAAGCAGGCCTTGATGAATGA
- a CDS encoding VWA domain-containing protein translates to MFTPFFYTLKAHKVPVTLTEWLVLLQAMEEGFGGNSLVTFYYLARSLLVKSENYYDQYDLAFREYFTGLEVPEALFDELLQWLSEETLKRHRDSVDLSALPQHDWETLQKMFKERMAEQQEAHHGGNRWIGTGGTSPFGHGGVHPGGIRVGGESNNLSAVKIATERKFRNYRKDLTLDVRQIKVALKKLRHLRRTGTRLELDIDESIDQTCKNAGEIELVYHPERKNDVKLLLLMDAGGSMLPYAKLVNRLFSAANSVNHFKSFTYYYFHNCIYDYLRTGMVSGERIATAHLLKNLDSAHKVIIVGDASMAPYELFMENGIIDYYDRNETAGIVWLERIASHFRNVIWLNPTSPRYWGHPTVSAIAKTFPMHHLSLEGLESAMEELTRKAH, encoded by the coding sequence ATGTTTACCCCATTTTTTTACACCTTAAAAGCACATAAGGTGCCGGTGACCCTGACTGAATGGCTGGTCCTCCTCCAGGCTATGGAGGAGGGTTTTGGCGGTAACAGCCTGGTTACCTTTTACTATCTTGCCCGTTCGCTGCTGGTCAAATCGGAAAATTATTATGATCAGTACGATCTGGCTTTCCGGGAGTATTTTACCGGTCTAGAGGTGCCTGAAGCACTCTTCGATGAACTGCTCCAATGGCTCAGCGAAGAAACACTCAAACGGCATCGGGATTCCGTTGACCTGTCGGCCCTGCCTCAACATGATTGGGAAACCCTGCAGAAGATGTTTAAGGAGCGGATGGCGGAACAGCAGGAAGCCCACCATGGCGGCAACCGCTGGATCGGCACCGGCGGCACCTCTCCGTTCGGTCATGGCGGCGTTCATCCCGGCGGCATCCGGGTTGGCGGTGAAAGCAATAACCTGAGTGCGGTTAAAATCGCCACGGAACGGAAATTTCGCAACTATCGTAAGGATCTCACCCTTGACGTCCGCCAGATCAAGGTGGCGCTGAAGAAACTGCGACATTTGCGGCGTACCGGCACCCGGCTGGAACTGGATATTGATGAAAGCATTGACCAGACATGTAAAAATGCCGGCGAGATTGAGCTGGTCTACCACCCGGAGCGGAAAAATGATGTCAAACTGCTGCTGCTGATGGATGCCGGTGGTTCCATGCTGCCTTATGCAAAACTGGTAAACCGGCTGTTTTCCGCCGCCAACTCAGTGAACCATTTTAAGAGTTTCACCTATTACTATTTTCATAACTGCATCTACGATTATCTGCGTACAGGGATGGTAAGTGGAGAGCGGATTGCAACAGCCCATCTGCTGAAAAACCTCGACAGCGCCCACAAGGTCATTATCGTCGGTGACGCCAGCATGGCACCCTATGAGCTGTTTATGGAAAACGGCATCATCGATTACTACGACCGCAATGAAACAGCCGGTATTGTCTGGCTGGAACGGATTGCCAGCCATTTTCGCAATGTTATCTGGTTGAACCCCACCTCCCCCCGCTACTGGGGGCACCCCACCGTCAGTGCCATTGCCAAAACCTTTCCCATGCATCACCTTTCCCTGGAAGGCCTTGAATCAGCCATGGAAGAACTGACGCGCAAGGCTCATTAA
- a CDS encoding creatininase family protein has protein sequence MIITDMTMNDFAAGLEQSRTVFIPFGSTEEHGFHLPLATDTFQVYEVLKRVVERIAVFVAPPVHYGVCRSTANHSGTIGISADTLRSLVKDLVGSFYRQGLRSFILISGHAGKTHMSALVEVGELLLELYGDIKIAVICEYDLAREVCREEVETADDSHAGEIETSRILHSSPELVYGTSPAEYPDFPRFMLVRNKQSYWKNGVWGDPGKATREKGKRYYQLVADRLVAFVQEMEQFKERH, from the coding sequence ATGATCATCACCGACATGACGATGAACGATTTTGCCGCCGGCCTGGAGCAGAGCAGGACGGTGTTTATTCCTTTTGGATCAACCGAAGAGCATGGTTTTCATCTGCCGCTGGCCACCGATACGTTCCAGGTTTATGAAGTCCTGAAACGGGTGGTGGAACGGATTGCGGTGTTTGTGGCACCGCCGGTTCACTATGGTGTCTGCCGCAGTACTGCCAATCATTCGGGGACCATCGGCATTTCTGCCGATACCCTGCGATCCCTGGTCAAGGATCTGGTGGGCTCCTTCTACCGTCAAGGTCTGCGGTCGTTTATTCTTATTTCAGGCCATGCTGGCAAAACCCACATGAGTGCCCTGGTGGAGGTCGGCGAACTCCTCCTGGAACTGTACGGGGATATCAAAATTGCCGTTATCTGCGAGTATGACCTGGCCCGGGAAGTATGCCGGGAAGAGGTGGAAACTGCTGATGATTCCCATGCCGGTGAGATAGAAACATCACGGATACTGCATTCAAGTCCGGAACTGGTTTACGGAACAAGCCCCGCGGAATATCCTGATTTCCCCCGATTCATGCTGGTGCGCAACAAGCAGTCCTATTGGAAAAATGGGGTTTGGGGAGATCCCGGCAAGGCAACCCGGGAAAAAGGCAAGCGGTACTACCAACTGGTGGCCGACCGGTTGGTGGCCTTTGTCCAGGAGATGGAACAGTTCAAGGAGCGGCATTGA
- a CDS encoding CBS domain-containing protein, with protein sequence MDVIITHLNADFDGLASMLAARLLYPDAVMVFPGSQEKSIRNFFLHSCTYAYPFKSLKEVDLSQVTRLIIVDTRQRERIGAFIDLLDKPGMEICLYDHHPDSPGDIQATQEEIVAPVGATVTVMVEKLQADHVPIPADQATMMMIGIYEDTGSLTYNSTTVRDFQAAAFLLQQGGNLQLAADVINATLDRAQVSLLNDLLLSSSEVIVRGQRVIIAEASREKYIPEVALIVHRLRDMEKMAVLFALIRMEGKIYLIARSRNQHVNVGQVLEHFGGGGHQSAAAAVTRELTLVQCREQLLAALDAEVEPSLVAADLMTSPVMTVSDNATLADAALLLTKYNINVLPVVVGESKKLCGIITRQVVEKGVFHGLQEVPIREYMTTEFQPVDRSADLLRIQELIVERNQKFLPVVDRENQVIGAITRKDLLRTLHEQVVKEGQLLNGAGEGRLRVKNVTSLLREQFPAAIIEILHQVGDLADEMQLPVFLVGGVVRDLLMRQKNLDIDIVVEGDGIALARAFARLYRCRCHVHATFRTAVIVFPDGFKIDVASTRMEYYDTPASLPKTSESSLKVDLYRRDFTINTMVVSLNRKRFGELRDYFGAFRDLKERTIRVLHNLSFVEDPTRVFRAVRFEQKFGFAIGRQTEHLIANAIKMGFITKLSGIRIVGELKLICSEANPLPIFRRLHYFDLWSQVFPGIDIEAALEKIVPSVRDVLSWYEYLFLEQKVENWQVYLLAILNGVAADQAAVQVARLNLQQTVAYQFLQAREQGIRAAKQLTKEFHQRRMVSNSLVAGLLKPLPLEVILYVLAGHEQREIQRLISTYITTLQFISPQVTGHDLIAMGLVPGVHFKVILERLRDARLDGQVQDRDDEVALVHRWLADEEIINQEGLVTTGKTPRKPDGTVKAPDSKQAEFE encoded by the coding sequence ATGGATGTTATCATCACCCACCTCAATGCTGATTTTGACGGCCTGGCCTCAATGCTGGCCGCACGTTTGCTCTATCCTGATGCGGTGATGGTTTTTCCCGGCAGTCAGGAAAAAAGTATCCGTAACTTTTTTCTTCATTCATGCACCTACGCCTATCCCTTCAAAAGCCTGAAAGAGGTTGATCTTTCCCAGGTAACCCGCCTGATTATTGTTGATACCCGCCAGCGGGAAAGAATCGGTGCTTTTATTGACCTGCTGGACAAACCAGGCATGGAAATATGCCTCTATGATCATCATCCGGACAGTCCCGGTGATATCCAGGCAACCCAGGAAGAGATTGTCGCCCCGGTGGGGGCAACGGTAACCGTGATGGTTGAAAAGTTACAGGCTGATCATGTTCCTATCCCTGCCGACCAGGCAACCATGATGATGATCGGCATTTATGAAGACACCGGTTCCCTGACCTACAACTCCACCACAGTCCGCGATTTTCAGGCTGCCGCTTTTCTGCTCCAGCAGGGAGGTAATCTGCAACTGGCGGCTGATGTCATCAATGCCACCCTGGACCGCGCCCAGGTTTCACTGCTTAATGATCTGCTGCTGTCATCCAGCGAAGTAATCGTGCGAGGTCAGCGGGTGATTATCGCTGAAGCCAGCCGGGAAAAATATATCCCTGAAGTGGCACTGATCGTTCACCGTTTGCGTGATATGGAAAAAATGGCAGTTCTTTTTGCCCTCATCAGGATGGAAGGGAAAATTTATCTTATTGCCCGCAGCCGCAATCAGCACGTTAACGTCGGCCAGGTCCTGGAGCATTTTGGTGGCGGTGGTCATCAGTCTGCAGCAGCAGCCGTAACCCGGGAACTGACCCTGGTCCAGTGTCGCGAGCAGCTGCTGGCGGCCCTGGACGCAGAAGTTGAGCCATCGCTGGTGGCCGCCGATCTCATGACTTCACCGGTTATGACGGTGTCTGACAATGCGACGCTGGCCGATGCGGCCCTCCTGCTGACCAAATATAACATCAATGTCCTGCCGGTGGTGGTTGGCGAGTCAAAAAAGCTCTGCGGCATTATTACCCGCCAAGTGGTGGAAAAAGGGGTTTTTCACGGGTTGCAGGAGGTGCCCATCCGGGAGTATATGACCACCGAATTTCAACCGGTTGACCGGAGTGCCGATTTATTGCGGATTCAGGAACTGATTGTGGAGCGCAACCAGAAATTTCTGCCGGTGGTGGACCGGGAAAATCAAGTGATCGGTGCCATTACCCGTAAGGACCTGCTGCGGACCCTCCATGAGCAGGTGGTCAAGGAGGGGCAGCTTCTCAATGGCGCCGGCGAAGGCCGGCTGAGGGTAAAAAACGTCACCTCCCTGTTGCGAGAGCAGTTCCCGGCCGCGATTATTGAAATACTGCATCAGGTTGGTGACCTGGCAGATGAGATGCAGCTACCGGTTTTTCTGGTGGGGGGTGTAGTCCGTGACCTGCTCATGCGGCAGAAAAATCTTGATATCGATATTGTTGTTGAAGGGGATGGCATTGCCCTTGCCCGTGCCTTTGCCAGGCTGTATCGTTGCCGTTGCCATGTTCATGCGACCTTCAGGACAGCTGTTATTGTTTTTCCCGATGGGTTTAAAATTGACGTTGCCAGCACCAGGATGGAGTATTATGATACGCCTGCCAGTCTGCCAAAAACATCAGAAAGTTCATTAAAGGTAGATCTCTATAGGCGTGATTTTACAATCAATACCATGGTTGTCAGTCTGAACCGCAAACGCTTTGGCGAACTGAGGGATTATTTTGGTGCTTTTCGGGATTTGAAAGAGAGAACGATCAGGGTTTTGCATAACCTGAGTTTTGTTGAAGACCCCACCAGGGTCTTCCGGGCGGTTCGTTTTGAACAAAAATTTGGCTTTGCCATCGGCCGCCAGACAGAACATCTGATTGCCAATGCCATAAAAATGGGGTTTATCACCAAGCTGTCAGGGATCAGAATCGTTGGCGAACTGAAGCTGATCTGCAGTGAGGCAAATCCACTGCCTATTTTTCGCCGGCTGCATTATTTTGACCTGTGGTCACAAGTATTTCCCGGCATTGATATTGAAGCCGCTCTGGAGAAGATCGTTCCCTCAGTCCGTGATGTCCTTTCCTGGTATGAATACCTGTTTCTAGAACAGAAAGTCGAAAACTGGCAGGTGTATCTGCTGGCTATCCTCAACGGGGTTGCAGCCGATCAGGCGGCCGTGCAGGTTGCCCGCCTCAACCTTCAGCAGACGGTTGCCTATCAGTTTCTGCAGGCCAGGGAACAGGGTATCAGGGCTGCAAAGCAGTTAACCAAGGAGTTCCATCAACGAAGGATGGTCAGTAACTCGCTGGTGGCTGGTTTGCTTAAGCCGCTGCCGCTGGAAGTGATTCTCTATGTGTTAGCCGGTCATGAGCAGCGGGAAATTCAGCGGCTTATCTCAACCTATATTACCACCTTGCAGTTTATCAGTCCCCAGGTAACCGGCCATGATCTTATTGCCATGGGGCTGGTTCCCGGGGTGCATTTCAAGGTGATTCTGGAGAGGCTCCGGGACGCCCGCCTGGATGGTCAGGTGCAAGATCGCGATGACGAGGTCGCCCTGGTGCATAGGTGGTTGGCTGATGAAGAAATAATCAATCAAGAGGGCCTGGTAACAACCGGCAAAACGCCTCGAAAACCGGATGGCACCGTCAAGGCTCCCGATTCGAAACAGGCAGAGTTTGAGTGA
- a CDS encoding RNA methyltransferase has protein sequence MGKQGKNPRNDNRLSRISIVLVKPKLDENVGAVARAMKNFTAGNLILVAPQCDHLTEAARRRSCDAEEILEQACCFTDLAEALAPFPMVVGTTARLGKYCQPVYTPADMAAKIADLGAQIPVALVFGREDFGMDRETRRQCHYLSSIPVNPAFASLNLSQSVLLYCYELFREHGGGLATLPARDYATHAELEGMYGHLRGTLLDNHFFDDENPDHLMEYLRRLFGRVQMSRREVNMIRGIMHLIDKMNKRVDGD, from the coding sequence ATGGGCAAACAGGGAAAAAATCCACGAAACGACAATCGTTTATCCCGGATCAGTATCGTGCTGGTCAAGCCGAAACTCGATGAGAATGTCGGGGCAGTGGCTCGGGCGATGAAAAACTTTACGGCCGGCAACCTGATTCTGGTTGCTCCCCAGTGCGATCACCTTACCGAAGCAGCGCGACGCCGCTCCTGTGATGCGGAAGAAATTCTTGAACAGGCTTGCTGTTTTACTGATCTGGCTGAGGCGCTGGCTCCCTTTCCCATGGTGGTCGGGACCACCGCCCGCCTGGGCAAATACTGCCAACCGGTTTATACTCCGGCCGATATGGCGGCAAAAATAGCTGACCTTGGTGCTCAGATTCCGGTAGCACTGGTTTTTGGCCGGGAGGATTTTGGCATGGACCGGGAAACCAGACGCCAATGTCACTACCTGAGTTCGATTCCGGTTAACCCTGCCTTTGCCTCTCTCAATCTGTCCCAGTCGGTGCTGCTCTACTGCTATGAACTGTTTCGCGAACATGGAGGCGGTCTTGCCACCCTGCCGGCCCGGGATTATGCCACCCATGCTGAGTTGGAAGGCATGTATGGCCACCTGCGTGGCACCCTCCTCGACAACCATTTTTTTGATGATGAAAATCCCGACCACCTGATGGAATATCTGCGGCGGTTATTTGGCCGGGTACAGATGAGCCGGCGGGAAGTGAACATGATCCGGGGGATCATGCACCTGATCGACAAGATGAACAAAAGGGTTGACGGGGATTAA
- a CDS encoding pyridoxal phosphate-dependent aminotransferase gives MKLASRVQQIKPSPTLAISAKAKALQAAGIDVINFGAGEPDFDTPDNVKAAGIEAIRSGFTRYTAVPGIPELKEAICRKLARENRLTYQSDEIIVSCGGKHSFYNLAQAMLDPGDEVIVPAPYWVSYPPMVQLAGGSAVIIPTTEADGFKITPAQLQQHISTKTRAVVINSPSNPTGSAYSWEELQELAAVIVKNDILVISDEIYEHIVYDGFNQRSIAEVGPQMKERTIILNGVSKSYAMTGWRIGFAAAPAPLVAAMTKIQSQSTSNPTSIAQKAALEAYDGPQDFIARVLPAFNERRDYIVATLNAIPGISCFNPAGAFYVFPRVEDLIGRTSAGRAITSSLDLCDLLIDEARIAAVPGEAFGAPGYLRLSYATSLENIKTGMKRLQEFVDRLED, from the coding sequence ATCAAACTGGCATCCCGGGTTCAACAAATCAAGCCCTCACCCACGCTGGCCATTTCAGCAAAAGCCAAAGCTCTCCAAGCTGCCGGCATTGATGTGATAAATTTTGGTGCTGGTGAACCTGATTTTGATACCCCTGACAATGTCAAAGCGGCTGGAATAGAGGCAATCCGGAGCGGGTTCACCCGCTACACCGCGGTACCCGGCATCCCGGAGCTTAAGGAAGCCATCTGCAGGAAGCTGGCGCGGGAAAATCGACTGACCTATCAGAGTGATGAAATTATTGTTTCCTGCGGCGGCAAACATTCTTTTTACAATCTTGCCCAAGCTATGCTTGACCCGGGAGATGAAGTGATTGTCCCCGCCCCCTACTGGGTTTCCTACCCACCCATGGTTCAGCTGGCCGGTGGTTCAGCGGTGATTATTCCGACGACCGAGGCAGACGGCTTCAAAATAACGCCGGCACAGTTGCAGCAGCACATTTCCACCAAAACCAGGGCAGTGGTGATCAATTCCCCCTCCAACCCCACCGGTTCAGCCTACTCATGGGAGGAGCTGCAGGAACTGGCCGCGGTAATTGTCAAAAATGATATCCTCGTTATCTCTGACGAAATTTATGAGCACATCGTCTATGACGGCTTCAACCAGCGGAGCATTGCTGAGGTGGGACCGCAGATGAAAGAGCGGACCATCATTCTCAACGGGGTTTCCAAAAGCTACGCCATGACCGGCTGGCGGATCGGTTTCGCTGCCGCCCCGGCCCCCCTGGTGGCCGCAATGACCAAAATTCAGAGCCAGAGCACTTCCAACCCCACCTCCATCGCCCAGAAAGCGGCCCTGGAAGCGTATGACGGTCCCCAGGACTTCATTGCCCGCGTCCTGCCGGCTTTCAATGAGCGGCGCGACTACATTGTGGCAACGCTGAATGCGATTCCCGGCATCAGCTGTTTCAACCCGGCGGGCGCCTTTTATGTCTTTCCCCGGGTCGAAGACCTGATCGGCAGAACGTCCGCCGGGCGCGCCATCACGTCGTCCCTGGACCTGTGCGATCTGCTCATTGATGAGGCGAGAATTGCCGCTGTTCCGGGAGAAGCATTCGGTGCCCCCGGCTATCTTCGGCTGTCGTACGCCACATCGCTGGAAAACATCAAAACCGGCATGAAACGACTGCAGGAATTTGTCGACCGGCTTGAGGACTAA
- the xerD gene encoding site-specific tyrosine recombinase XerD, protein MFLDYLAMERGLSPRTIQSYKGDLDHFKAFVDRLSLASLADLTSEQLMEYQFMLQQVYALRSIRRKLSSLKMFFRFLVGRQFIASNPLIHLEMPRLDKKLPPVVSFEEIRQLLAAPDLATVLGQRDRVMLEVLYGTGMRVSELVSLHLLQLNFNLGVVSVIGKGNKERLIPLPFGVLGRLMEYLQAVRPQLLKQRHSDYLFLNRSGRPLSREGFWKNITRYARKAGIRRKVYPHLLRHAFATHMLAGGADLRVVQSLLGHADLSTTQIYTQVDSRRLLQVYRQFHPREQ, encoded by the coding sequence ATGTTTTTGGATTATCTTGCCATGGAGCGGGGATTATCGCCAAGGACCATTCAGTCCTACAAGGGTGACCTGGACCATTTCAAGGCGTTTGTCGACCGGCTGTCGTTGGCATCCCTGGCTGATCTGACATCCGAGCAGTTGATGGAATATCAGTTTATGCTGCAGCAGGTCTATGCCCTGCGCAGCATCAGACGAAAGCTTTCAAGCCTGAAAATGTTTTTTCGTTTTCTGGTGGGGCGGCAGTTTATTGCCAGCAATCCGCTGATCCATCTGGAGATGCCCCGCCTGGACAAAAAGTTGCCGCCGGTAGTTTCTTTTGAGGAAATACGGCAGCTGCTGGCTGCTCCCGATCTGGCTACGGTTCTTGGCCAGCGTGACCGGGTGATGCTGGAAGTTCTGTATGGTACCGGAATGCGCGTCTCTGAACTGGTTTCTCTGCACTTGCTGCAATTGAATTTCAACCTGGGGGTGGTCAGTGTCATCGGCAAAGGGAACAAGGAGCGGCTGATTCCTCTTCCTTTCGGCGTTTTGGGGCGGCTCATGGAGTATCTCCAGGCTGTCAGGCCGCAACTGCTTAAACAGCGGCATAGTGACTACCTGTTTTTGAACCGCTCAGGCCGACCCCTTAGCCGTGAAGGTTTCTGGAAGAACATTACCCGCTATGCCAGGAAGGCCGGTATTCGCCGGAAAGTATATCCCCACCTGCTGCGCCATGCCTTTGCCACCCATATGCTGGCCGGAGGAGCTGATTTGCGGGTGGTGCAGAGCCTGCTTGGTCATGCGGATCTATCAACAACCCAGATCTATACCCAAGTGGACAGCCGACGATTGTTGCAGGTCTATCGGCAGTTTCATCCTCGGGAACAATAA